A part of Planococcus sp. MB-3u-03 genomic DNA contains:
- a CDS encoding TatD family hydrolase, which yields MYIDTHVHLNADQYDEDLQEVIDRALNSKVEKMVVIGFDRKTIKRAIELAEQYDFIYAVVGWHPVDAIDCTDEDLEWIEQLAAHEKVVGIGETGLDYHWDKSPREIQQQVFRKQIQLAKRVGLPIIIHNREATEDVLTILREEDAQEVGGVMHCFGGSVETAQESIKMNFMISLGGPVTFKNAKKPKEVAAEIPLEHLMIETDAPYLAPHPYRGKRNEPSYVTLVAEEIARLKELPVETVAEATTENAKRFYKFS from the coding sequence ATGTATATCGATACCCATGTTCATTTAAACGCCGATCAATACGACGAAGATTTACAGGAAGTCATTGATCGCGCGCTAAACAGCAAGGTGGAGAAAATGGTCGTCATCGGTTTCGACCGGAAAACGATCAAACGCGCCATTGAATTGGCTGAGCAATATGACTTTATCTATGCCGTCGTCGGCTGGCATCCTGTCGATGCGATCGATTGCACGGACGAAGACCTCGAATGGATCGAACAATTGGCCGCACACGAAAAAGTGGTCGGCATCGGCGAAACGGGCCTCGATTACCATTGGGACAAATCCCCGAGAGAAATCCAACAACAAGTATTCCGCAAACAGATCCAACTCGCGAAACGCGTCGGTTTGCCGATCATTATCCATAACCGGGAAGCGACAGAAGACGTGCTGACGATATTGCGCGAAGAAGACGCACAGGAAGTCGGAGGCGTCATGCATTGCTTCGGCGGCAGCGTCGAAACAGCGCAAGAGAGCATCAAGATGAATTTCATGATTTCACTTGGTGGGCCGGTAACATTCAAAAATGCCAAAAAGCCGAAAGAAGTAGCCGCTGAAATTCCGCTTGAGCATTTAATGATTGAAACCGATGCCCCTTATCTCGCACCGCATCCTTATCGCGGCAAGCGCAACGAACCTTCGTACGTAACGCTTGTGGCCGAAGAGATCGCCCGCTTGAAAGAGCTGCCAGTCGAAACGGTAGCTGAAGCAACAACGGAAAATGCGAAACGCTTCTATAAATTTTCATAA